A part of Desulfobacter sp. genomic DNA contains:
- a CDS encoding DUF362 domain-containing protein → MTAPSNSRRVIIRQCDEYDSQKLQAIIREGMEELGLRPRGRILIKPNIVTANKGYIHHSYTAPPMIEAMVRTLREASDRHQAGHPGPGPEQNRITIGESGGIGMPSRLFFAESGIQQLARRLKVPLVDFNEEETKKVALEKGRCHKTMEVAKSLYEADFKIWMPKLKFHIVTEITNALKLNIGILTHRERFLFHDDRLHQKIVDMLEVGAPDLIVSDAVTIGRGFESSPYPVHLGAVLISDDPLACDMVAAKILGYAPEQVRHLVEARDRGYGSLDFEEIEVSGDISIETLRERIKDVDSPFQDLSRLDTPLTFYEGENKTSGNLCYGGCTCSIKGALGTAEKRSPGTLKGARKAALVMGHYRGDVIHPEEPVFLIGSCAGVDGRLEAKKIIRIKGCPVKVKDLMFLLLIRLNIKSPVFDLRNLGLLLYHSLVSAWMKLTLPFRKDARIDQADHIK, encoded by the coding sequence ATGACGGCGCCATCCAATAGCCGCCGGGTGATCATCCGGCAATGCGATGAATACGACAGTCAAAAACTGCAAGCCATCATCAGGGAAGGCATGGAAGAACTGGGCCTGCGCCCCAGGGGCCGCATCCTGATCAAACCCAATATTGTCACGGCCAACAAGGGGTATATCCACCACAGTTACACCGCCCCGCCCATGATCGAAGCCATGGTCCGGACCTTGAGGGAGGCATCAGACCGTCACCAGGCCGGTCATCCGGGGCCTGGGCCGGAGCAAAACCGGATCACCATCGGGGAGTCCGGAGGCATCGGCATGCCCTCCCGCCTCTTTTTTGCCGAGTCCGGCATCCAGCAGCTTGCCCGCCGGTTAAAGGTGCCCCTGGTGGACTTCAACGAAGAGGAGACAAAAAAAGTCGCGCTGGAAAAGGGGAGATGCCACAAGACCATGGAAGTGGCCAAATCCCTCTATGAGGCGGATTTCAAAATCTGGATGCCCAAACTCAAATTCCACATTGTCACGGAAATCACCAATGCCCTCAAGCTGAACATCGGCATCCTCACCCACAGGGAACGCTTTCTCTTCCACGACGACCGGCTCCACCAAAAGATCGTGGACATGCTGGAGGTAGGCGCCCCCGACCTCATCGTTTCCGACGCCGTCACCATCGGCAGGGGCTTTGAATCAAGCCCCTACCCCGTCCATCTTGGGGCCGTGCTCATCTCCGACGATCCCCTGGCCTGCGACATGGTGGCGGCAAAAATCCTGGGGTATGCCCCGGAACAGGTCCGCCACCTGGTTGAAGCCCGGGACAGGGGGTACGGCAGCCTCGACTTTGAAGAAATAGAGGTTTCGGGAGATATTTCCATTGAAACCCTGAGGGAGCGGATCAAGGATGTGGACTCCCCCTTCCAGGACCTGAGCCGCCTGGACACCCCCCTGACCTTTTACGAAGGCGAGAACAAAACCTCGGGCAACCTCTGCTACGGGGGGTGCACCTGTTCCATAAAGGGGGCCCTGGGCACGGCGGAAAAACGGTCCCCGGGCACCCTGAAGGGCGCCAGAAAAGCCGCCCTGGTCATGGGCCATTACAGGGGCGACGTCATCCACCCGGAGGAGCCGGTCTTTCTCATCGGCAGCTGCGCCGGGGTGGACGGGCGGCTGGAGGCAAAAAAAATCATCCGTATCAAGGGCTGCCCCGTAAAGGTAAAGGACCTCATGTTCCTGCTGCTCATCCGGCTCAATATCAAAAGCCCGGTATTTGACCTGCGGAACCTGGGCCTGCTCCTCTACCACTCCCTGGTTTCCGCCTGGATGAAACTCACCCTGCCGTTTAGAAAGGATGCCCGAATTGATCAAGCAGACCATATAAAATAA
- a CDS encoding transketolase gives MPVTDQEVQNLKEKARQLRKDIIDTTMAAGGAHIGGALSMVEIMTLLYYKYLDIRPEQPDWADRDRVVVSKGHAGVGTAPVLADKGYFPKADLATFNQFKSRFGMHLDSLKVDGVDVSTGSLGHGLSMAVGLALGARLQNKSWMTYCILGDGECNEGSVWEAAMAAAHYKITNLVTFVDRNRLMIDGPTEEIMGVEPFADKWTAFGFTVKEVDGHDFIQLAEALDFALDRNQDSGEAGRAPVLILCNTVKGRGVDFMENEVKWHYGSMNSELARQAKESVDANS, from the coding sequence ATGCCCGTTACAGATCAGGAAGTCCAGAATCTTAAAGAGAAGGCCAGGCAGCTGCGAAAGGATATCATCGACACCACCATGGCCGCAGGCGGTGCCCACATCGGCGGGGCCCTGAGCATGGTGGAGATCATGACCCTTCTTTACTATAAATACCTCGATATCAGGCCGGAACAGCCGGACTGGGCGGACCGGGACCGGGTGGTGGTCTCCAAGGGCCATGCCGGGGTGGGCACCGCCCCGGTGCTGGCGGACAAGGGATATTTTCCCAAAGCGGACCTGGCCACTTTCAACCAGTTCAAATCCAGGTTCGGCATGCACCTGGACAGCCTTAAGGTGGACGGGGTGGATGTCTCCACCGGCTCCCTGGGCCACGGGCTTTCCATGGCCGTGGGCCTTGCCCTGGGTGCCCGGCTTCAGAATAAAAGCTGGATGACCTACTGCATCCTGGGGGACGGGGAGTGCAACGAAGGGTCGGTGTGGGAGGCGGCCATGGCGGCGGCCCATTACAAAATCACCAACCTGGTTACCTTTGTGGACCGGAACCGCCTCATGATCGACGGCCCCACCGAAGAGATCATGGGGGTGGAGCCCTTTGCGGACAAGTGGACGGCCTTCGGTTTCACGGTCAAAGAAGTGGACGGCCATGATTTCATCCAATTGGCCGAGGCCCTGGACTTTGCCCTGGACCGTAATCAGGACTCAGGAGAGGCGGGCAGGGCTCCGGTGCTCATCCTCTGCAACACCGTCAAGGGCCGCGGGGTGGATTTCATGGAAAACGAGGTGAAATGGCATTACGGCAGCATGAACTCGGAACTGGCCCGCCAGGCCAAAGAGAGCGTGGACGCCAACAGCTGA
- a CDS encoding transketolase family protein translates to MTREVTGTTWTVYDSDTLSQAEIYGQVLCDLGDRHPEIVGLSADLANSTKIGNFGKKFPHRFFNAGIAEQNLFGMAAGLAASGMLPFVSTMAAFVTMRAGEQVRTDICYQNLNVKIIATHGGTSFGPAGSTHHCTEDIAITRAFPNMTVIVPADGVETANAVKACIDHPGPVYIRIGRGFEPPYYRDENYGFKIGKAVEIAGGTDLTIIAAGVTVLQAAEAARILKETDGLSVRVLNMHTIKPLDEAAVLKAVMETRRIITFEDHNVLGGLGSAVADVIAASGKGCAFEKVGIPDCFAVVGYPEDLYAHYGLDANAMVDKVREIMGRDFEEDEDWEDEV, encoded by the coding sequence ATGACCAGAGAAGTCACCGGCACCACCTGGACCGTTTATGATTCAGACACCCTGAGCCAGGCCGAAATCTACGGGCAGGTCCTCTGCGACCTGGGAGACCGCCACCCTGAAATCGTGGGGCTCTCCGCCGACCTGGCCAACTCCACCAAGATCGGGAATTTCGGCAAAAAATTTCCCCACCGGTTCTTCAACGCCGGCATTGCCGAGCAGAACCTCTTCGGCATGGCAGCGGGCCTGGCCGCTTCGGGCATGCTCCCCTTTGTCTCCACCATGGCCGCCTTCGTCACCATGCGGGCCGGGGAACAGGTCCGCACCGATATCTGCTACCAGAACCTCAACGTCAAAATCATCGCCACCCACGGGGGGACCAGCTTCGGGCCGGCGGGTTCCACCCACCACTGCACCGAAGACATCGCCATCACCCGGGCCTTTCCCAACATGACCGTCATCGTTCCCGCCGACGGGGTGGAGACCGCCAATGCGGTCAAGGCCTGCATCGACCACCCCGGCCCGGTGTACATCCGTATCGGCCGGGGGTTTGAGCCCCCCTATTACCGCGATGAAAATTACGGATTTAAAATCGGAAAAGCCGTGGAAATCGCCGGGGGCACGGATCTCACCATCATTGCCGCAGGGGTCACCGTGCTCCAGGCCGCCGAGGCCGCAAGGATACTCAAGGAGACCGACGGCCTCAGTGTCCGGGTGCTGAACATGCACACCATCAAGCCCCTGGACGAAGCCGCCGTCCTCAAAGCGGTGATGGAGACCCGGCGCATCATCACCTTTGAGGACCATAACGTCCTGGGCGGCCTGGGCTCGGCCGTGGCCGACGTCATTGCGGCCTCGGGCAAGGGCTGCGCCTTTGAAAAGGTGGGCATCCCCGACTGCTTTGCCGTTGTGGGCTATCCCGAAGATCTCTACGCCCATTACGGCCTGGACGCCAACGCCATGGTGGACAAGGTCAGGGAGATCATGGGACGGGACTTTGAAGAAGACGAAGACTGGGAAGACGAGGTATAA
- a CDS encoding TetR/AcrR family transcriptional regulator has protein sequence MPRASLDQAQIAETRERILETAADIINEQGFQNLSMRKIGARVGMTAANLYNYYASKDEINIAIRLRAGAILYRELLAGYEGGQDMPEKIWRMMKAYIRYGLTRPDYYAIMFDMPVPKYADYAGTPLEEMARKEKESSERSVALLYRCARELREDGFGVPDDPNLFMTIVWGQLHGLVSLYNNNSLSEIVDDPGATIEKAAKQAYSLFFK, from the coding sequence ATGCCCAGAGCATCTTTGGACCAGGCACAGATTGCCGAGACCCGGGAGCGGATCCTGGAAACCGCCGCCGACATCATCAATGAGCAGGGATTCCAGAATCTGTCCATGCGCAAGATCGGGGCCCGGGTGGGGATGACGGCGGCCAATCTGTACAATTATTACGCCAGCAAGGATGAGATCAATATCGCCATCCGCCTGAGGGCAGGGGCGATTCTCTACCGGGAACTGCTGGCGGGGTATGAGGGGGGACAGGATATGCCCGAGAAGATATGGCGGATGATGAAGGCCTATATCCGCTACGGACTGACCCGGCCGGATTATTATGCCATCATGTTCGACATGCCCGTTCCCAAGTATGCCGATTATGCGGGCACCCCTCTGGAGGAAATGGCCCGAAAAGAGAAGGAATCCAGCGAACGGAGCGTGGCCCTGCTATACCGGTGCGCCCGGGAACTGCGGGAAGATGGGTTCGGAGTTCCCGATGATCCAAACCTCTTCATGACCATTGTATGGGGGCAGCTCCACGGCCTGGTCTCCCTTTACAATAATAACTCCCTCTCGGAGATCGTGGATGATCCCGGGGCGACCATTGAAAAGGCAGCCAAGCAGGCCTACTCTCTCTTTTTCAAATAA